The Cryptosporangium minutisporangium genome window below encodes:
- a CDS encoding cold-shock protein → MATGTVKWFNAEKGFGFIAPDGGGPDVFAHYSAIQTQGYKELTDGQQVEFDVTQGQKGPQAANIRPL, encoded by the coding sequence ATGGCAACCGGCACCGTCAAGTGGTTCAACGCGGAAAAGGGTTTCGGCTTCATCGCGCCGGACGGTGGAGGCCCCGATGTCTTCGCCCACTACTCAGCGATCCAGACCCAGGGCTACAAGGAGCTGACCGACGGTCAGCAGGTCGAGTTCGACGTGACGCAGGGCCAGAAGGGCCCGCAGGCGGCGAACATCCGTCCGCTCTGA
- a CDS encoding antitoxin, producing the protein MSFMDKAKDLADKHDKQVDQGLEKGGDLVDDRTGQKHSSQIDKGVDLAQERTGGGDTNDPR; encoded by the coding sequence ATGAGCTTCATGGACAAGGCGAAGGATCTCGCCGATAAGCATGACAAGCAGGTCGACCAGGGCCTGGAGAAAGGCGGCGACCTGGTGGACGACCGCACCGGGCAGAAGCACTCGTCGCAGATCGACAAGGGTGTGGACCTCGCCCAGGAACGCACCGGCGGCGGGGACACCAACGACCCGCGGTAG
- a CDS encoding SCO6745 family protein, with protein sequence MPDLRDPFPALARRAWEALEVVHILSYFAPESRQVTDALGLKGYWMGYFGCRAAPLGAVSAATVTATFHNFHPAMVQRAVPDVWSYATPEQLIEARLAGVDAALRRLAGENIAEDPTIRQATDLALEAAAAVRGPEISGRPLAAANAALPVPEEPHLALWHALTVLREHRGDGHVALLVAGEIGPVEAHILSIASGRSSAELLRTARKWSDDDWDAGVENLVARGWLREDWTLTPQGTAARETLEEDTDRLATGPYRVLGTERTVELTELLTPLATTIVAAGVLPFPNPVGVPAPRND encoded by the coding sequence GTGCCCGATCTCCGCGACCCGTTCCCCGCACTGGCCCGCCGTGCGTGGGAGGCCCTCGAGGTCGTCCACATCTTGAGTTACTTCGCGCCGGAGAGCCGGCAGGTGACCGACGCGCTCGGACTCAAGGGCTACTGGATGGGCTACTTCGGCTGCCGGGCAGCGCCGTTGGGCGCGGTTTCGGCCGCGACGGTGACCGCGACGTTCCACAACTTCCACCCGGCGATGGTGCAGCGGGCCGTGCCCGACGTCTGGTCCTACGCCACGCCCGAGCAGCTGATCGAGGCGCGCCTGGCCGGCGTCGACGCCGCGCTGCGGCGGCTGGCCGGTGAAAACATCGCCGAGGACCCGACCATCCGCCAGGCCACCGATCTCGCACTGGAGGCCGCCGCGGCGGTCCGCGGTCCGGAGATCTCCGGTCGGCCGCTGGCCGCCGCGAACGCCGCCCTCCCGGTCCCGGAAGAGCCGCACCTGGCGCTCTGGCACGCGCTCACGGTGCTGCGCGAGCACCGCGGCGACGGCCACGTCGCGCTCCTGGTGGCCGGTGAGATCGGCCCGGTCGAGGCGCACATCCTGTCGATCGCGTCCGGCCGGTCGTCGGCGGAGTTGCTGCGGACGGCCCGGAAGTGGTCGGACGACGACTGGGACGCCGGGGTCGAGAACCTCGTCGCCCGCGGCTGGCTCCGGGAGGACTGGACGCTCACCCCGCAGGGGACGGCGGCCCGGGAGACGCTGGAGGAGGACACCGACCGGTTGGCCACCGGCCCGTACCGCGTCCTGGGGACGGAGCGGACGGTCGAGCTGACCGAGCTGCTGACCCCGCTCGCGACGACGATCGTGGCCGCCGGCGTCCTGCCGTTCCCCAACCCGGTGGGAGTCCCGGCGCCGCGCAACGATTGA
- a CDS encoding helix-turn-helix domain-containing protein, which yields MSDDVLEFDATTIPGRPCSMAAALSLVGEKWALFAVREIFWGNHRFDEIARNTGAPRDRLAARLRGLEAAGVVERRPYSDRPLRHEYHLTPAGRDLSTVMQALRSWGDRWLIGEPPAAVAHSCGEDLDALYVCRHCGDEVRNRDLELQMRTPHWDLAGPVAPPAQEEAAARA from the coding sequence GTGAGTGACGACGTGTTGGAGTTCGACGCGACGACCATCCCCGGGCGGCCGTGCTCGATGGCCGCCGCCCTGTCCCTGGTCGGCGAGAAGTGGGCCTTGTTCGCGGTCCGCGAGATCTTCTGGGGCAACCACCGGTTCGACGAGATCGCCCGGAACACGGGAGCGCCGCGCGACCGGCTGGCCGCGCGGCTGCGAGGGCTGGAGGCGGCCGGCGTCGTCGAGCGTCGCCCTTACTCGGATCGTCCGCTGCGCCACGAGTACCACCTGACGCCGGCGGGCCGGGACCTCTCGACCGTCATGCAGGCGCTGCGGAGCTGGGGCGACCGCTGGCTGATCGGGGAGCCACCGGCCGCGGTCGCCCACAGCTGCGGGGAAGACCTGGATGCGTTATACGTGTGCCGCCACTGCGGCGACGAGGTGCGCAACCGCGACCTCGAGCTGCAGATGCGCACCCCGCACTGGGACCTCGCCGGTCCGGTTGCGCCGCCCGCCCAGGAGGAGGCCGCCGCGCGGGCCTGA